The following nucleotide sequence is from Sphaeramia orbicularis chromosome 24, fSphaOr1.1, whole genome shotgun sequence.
ttgtttatttttgttcattttcataataAGTTTGTTAATTTTCTAAACTGATTTTAAAAACATAAGGATAAAACAGATTTCTCAGATTAGAGCCTTAATGTACAAGATAAAAGCTATGAAAATGGAATAAACAGATAAACTCTAGCTCAGTGATGGTATTTAGTCCTAGtctgatttattatttttgtctctGAAATTTGGGAGATTTGTCCCATAAATTTAATAATTActtataataaaatattaatatggTATATAATTATTCAAAATTGATTTGTAAATTCTTGTAAATGTATGACTTTGAAACATAAAACCCATGTAATGTCAGTGGATGTTTTTTATGAATTCAATTAATTAAATCACAGGAAattaaaaagtaacaaaaaactgCATCAATGAGTTTTATCCTAAAAGGAGAAAATATAGAATGGACAGAACAAACagaagtaatagtaatagtagttgtagtactagTACACGTAGAATTTGTTCTAGTATCATCTGTtgctggtggaggtttgtgtttgTGATGGCGTTCCTTCAGTTCCTTCGGATCAGTGATGGCGTTCCTTCGGATCAGTGATGGCGTTCCTTCGGATCAGTGATGGCGTTCCTTCAGATCAGTGATGGCGTTCCTTCAAATCAGTGATGGCGTTCCTTCAGATCAGTGATGGCACTCCTCCGGATCAGTGATGGCGTTCCTTCAGTTCCTTTGGATCAGTGATGGCGTTCCTTCAGTTCCTTTGGATCAGTGATGGCGTTCCTTCAGATCAGTGATGGCGTTCCTTCAAATCAGTGATGGCATTCCTTCAGATCAGTGATGGCGTTCCTTCGGATCAGTGATGGTGTTCCTTCGGATCAGTGATGGCGTTCCTTCGGATCAGTGATGGCATTCCTTCGGATCAGTGATGGCGTTCCTTCAGTTCCGTGATGGCGTTCCTTCAGATCAGTGATGGCGTTCCTTCAGTTCCGTGATGGCGTTCCTTTGGATCAGTGATGGTgttccttcagttccttcagATCATTGACCTGCTGCTCCGTCTGCTCGTGGCTGTGAAGTCACGCCGTCCGCCCTGACCTCGTTGGTCACGGTCGTAAATCTGTGCCTGGTTCTACACAGGCTGACGGGGTTAATGTCCCGCCTCCAGCCTGAGGTTTTGTGTGGATGGTTTTAGGCCGAGCAGCTGTTGGAGATAAAGaacagactgaaggaagaagagcTGAGCATCCTGGACGACCAACGAAGAATCAAACACGAACGAACACGAACGAGCGAACACGGATCAAACACCAACCAACcaatgaaaaacaacaatttagATTTTAATCCAGAGAAAGATGGCATTGGTTTACAGTGTGGACGGGGAAATAGCAGTAGGAGTAGGAGtggaagtagtaatagtagtagtactagtaggaCTAGGAGTaggagtattagtattagtagtagtagtgttaatcatggtagtagtaatagtagtagtattaatagttgTGATACTAGTACAGATACTGTAATTAAACTCCTTTCTGTCTCTAAACTCATAAATGTTCAAATCAAACCCTTAGATTGATGTCATATGAATAAATGTTCAGATTATTAGTAAATACAAGGGTTTACATTAAAAggtaaaagtcattatttatgtgttattattattaataataatttgatCTGATTGGTGGTttattgatcgttaatatctgcAGTATAGTTTTTGTTGTTCGTTCTTTCCTTCCGGGGGTCTGATCGGACCCTTCGGCGGTCGGTTTTGGTCCACagcccgtatgtttgacacccctgttgttcCGTCTGTTGGATGTTTGTTAACGTGTGCGTTCTTGCCGTTTCCGTCCAGGACGCCGCCTACGCCTCCTTCCTCTTCGATAAGCTCCAGCGCCTTCAGCTTCCACGCCGCGGCCGCCATGCTCCGGTCGACACCCACTGTGACGTCTGTGGCTCCGCCTTCCAGCAGCTGAGGCGTCTGGCTCTGCGTCGCGCCCTGGGCATCAGTGTGGAAATGACGCCGCGCCCGGCCGTGGCTCCGCCCCCGGGCTCCGGTGGCTGGACGAAGGACGAGCTGCTGCCGGCGAAGCAGCAGCGATGGTCATATGAGGAAGAGGCGCGGGAGGGCGGAGCTCCGTGGGGCTGGGGCGGAGTCCAGAGCACCTACCTCGGAGGGGGTGGGGCCAAAGGCCTGGCCACGGTCACGCCTCTTCCCTTGGACGCACGCCATTACCTGGAGGGGGTGTGGAGGGTGTCCTGCAGAAGTGACCACAGAGCGACTACGGTAAGAACTgatggacaaaaaacacaaacactaaaaCTGTAGGTGTTTCACCTTTAGATTTAAGGGGACTGATCTGTTTGATACTGTTTTAAAGGTGTcgtatgtaggactgtggccCAAACTGGTTCTGCAGTCCCATTCAAACACTGTACAGCTggtctcctctgctcctcccccagactaggggtggacagatccagcatgagcgtctactactagtgtttccactaatgcTGTCCACCACAGCAGAAATTTCATACAATAAAATCCTCCCCAGACTGAATCTGCATCAGTCTgatctagaacagaacagacaaacgTCCTGGACACTGATgaacgttcacacacattcaggagAGAGAAAAGGAAATGAGCCGCAAGTTTACCTGTTACTGCCGCCAAGTACAagtggcacccccccccccaaccagccCCTggccgaaccacggacgccggactactcaaccccccccacccacccacccacccttcaGATTCTACACCACTAcatgcagaggtcacttccacagaaaacactgaactacgaggagctaccatggacagagaccagTCCTAccccggtacctggtctgttcaccaggacCAGGAGAACAGACCGCAGCCTGACCCCAGAGAACAGACGGCGGtcctggctctcagtggttcttacggtggtcagactaaggcagagtcGGTGTCagttttctaattcttctcctctttcagtcgtctgtttctaattcttctccagatccttgtttcttttctctctttgtcgtcgttggaataatccctttagtccttttgGGTTTCTTCAGCTCACACatttgtgctcataaatgttcagctgcagctcagtggaactgccaacctggatgaacaaaggtactgactctgtgattggcagacaggtgatgggcggagcctcagaccaaaacacacagtgacatcaTAACCATCAtctgggggctgacactgagctttaaatgtaaatattctgtctggactacgactgtcactgagatcaggatttaaatgaacaggattccttcatgtctgctgacagtcaggaccattttagaatgactgagaacagaattctacagactgcacctttaaattgAACACatttttgaattctgacctaaaacaaattgtgaaacatAATCTGacttttaataacatgaagtgtaaaatgTGTATAATCTGTTCAGGTTAATGTTTTTAAATCATACCAATAATCAGAAGTGGAACATTATCATCACTTCTGTGTATTCAGATCCACCCTGCGTCTGCATCTGTGGTTTAAACCCTAAAAACTGTTGAAatcaaagggttaaagctgaAAACGGCACTCAAACTGAAACTGTGTGGCGGCAGAAACGGCGCTGACAGCTCTGTGAAGATGCCTTCCCTGTCACCAGCCTCCGGTGGGAAATGTCAGCATTCTGCTCAAACAGACCTGGTTTTTCCTGTGATGTGGATGCGTGGCCTCCAGGTGAACCCGGTTCAGGCAGATCCGCATCATCCCACCGCTTCCTGCGAGTTGACGCTCCCGCTTCGTTTTCAGCTCATTATTCACCACAAATAGAAACCGCTCGATGCCACAGAAATCAGCTTCGTATGTGTTCAGTTATGAAACGTTTCATACGACAACGCACACATTATGTTTTACGACAAAAGAAATGATTAGCTACATTTTCAGTTTGGGATCAGAAATTTAGTTTAAACCCTTTGAAGACGAATGTGTCACCGACAACGCATTTttacaaacactgacattcaaatGAACCCTGAACCATCTGTGCTGTTGATCATCTTTTatctgagattgggttctttctattgatCTGTAACACATGAGGgtggaggtctgcattggctgagggggaggggtggaagtgggtagagtgaagagcagcagagtgcagtcagtgacagAGACGTGAAAGATTTTTGATacttttagcagcgttttagcgaggttttagtggtgaattctagTAAATTGGATATACACTGGAACCTCTCAGTATGAGTTTAATTTGTTCCAAGACTGAGTTCGTTGTGCATTTTATTTGTTGTACAAATAAATATTCCCCattgaaattaattaaaatataattaaTTCGTTCCACCCCAGGTACCATCCCAAAGTCCACCccaaaaaaacatccaaaattcatctacaaactacccaaaATGCATccaaaaattcacccaaaatccACCCCTAAATCCACTccaaaaaactacccaaaaagtACCCAAAATCTACCCAGAAACCACCCACAATTTACtccaaaacccccccccccaaaaaacacccaaaatccACATAAAAATACTCTAAATGCacccaaaattcacccaaaattcaCCCTTAAATCCACTccaaaaaactacccaaaaactaCCCGAAACCACCCAAAATCCacccccaaaaaacacccaaaattcacctaaaaataccaaaaaattcacccaaaatccACCCAAAGAGTGTCCtaaaaggcgcctataaataaaatgtattattttaattAGAGCAGAGATTTATACAATATATACTAGACAGTATATTATCAGTAAGGTAATTAAAGACACGTATAATAACTGTGTAATTGTTATCATGTGGTAATACAGTTTagagttaaacagtctgatggtgcatttgggtggaatcagtTTATGAACgttccaaaataataaaaaacacataaaagattgAATAAAACTAGTAAAAGTCATTGAAtattttcatcctgttgcatGTTTGACAGCAGCTTAAACCCACTAATACCCTCTGGTTTGACTCAAACCAACTCAGCTGTCTGGGCATAATGATCAGACATTAGAGGATGTGTGTTGTTAATTGTGAGTCACAGAAGACTAAATATTTCCTGATCCCAGGTCAGTTTTCAGAGGAGGCAGTCCACTGAGGCCGCTTTAATCTGATTGGTTCTTATTATCATATCAGTAGAACAGTAGGAGTGTCACAAACACAGCATATGTCTGAACACGtatatacataaaataatccATAGTAACCGTCGCCGTCCGCATCTGAACCAATCAGACGGGCCGGTCGGCGTCTCCGTGGAGACCGGGCCCGGCTCAGGTCTGCGTTTTCGAGTCCTGGTGGGACGCGGTGTGTAATCCTGTTATCTGGCGAGCGGCTGAATAATGGCCTCCCTGTTACCACGGTAATCCAGAGAAACGAGGCCGGGGATCGGAGCCCGGATGAACCGAGGAGGAAGAGAGATTGGAAGGAGCTGTGGGTCTGACAGAACGAGGACagacgcaaaaaaaaacaaaaaaaaaaacaacacaaaaccatgAAAGCCACGTCCTGTAGAATCCACATGGAAACACCAGCAGACCCATGGTCCAGATCCAGTGGACCTTCACATAAAAGGATGAGTTTATAGGACACATGTAAGACTTATTAACAAGTGTTCTTCATGTTCTCTAAAACTGATGAGTTTGTAGAGtaaaaaatcatcaattaagcaaataaaacataaaacagccataCATGTCGACAGGTACTGAAATCTACATGTAGACATAATGTTTAGAActcatgaaaaataagtaaatttaGTCCGAGAAAAATGAAATCCTGTGAGATTAAAAACTGAAGTGGcttgaaatgagcaaaaattagggaaatattgaataaaattaacaatatAATAAAAAGAGAAGAAATCTGAACAAAACAATCATTACAATAATTGAAACCAACAAAAGTAATctataaaattaattaaaatgagcaaaaattgtgaataaaaatgaacaaaataatcaaaaaatgaagaaatctgaacaaaataatcattacAATAATTGAAACcaaccaaaataatcaataaaatgaataacaatgaacaaaataatcactaCAGTAATAATTGGAaccaacaaaaataatcaaaatgaataaaaatgagcaaaaatcaggaaatgaatgaacaaaattatcaaaaaaatgaagaaatctga
It contains:
- the LOC115414893 gene encoding uncharacterized protein LOC115414893, whose amino-acid sequence is MVSQLIRQAAALTDTAALKDAAYASFLFDKLQRLQLPRRGRHAPVDTHCDVCGSAFQQLRRLALRRALGISVEMTPRPAVAPPPGSGGWTKDELLPAKQQRWSYEEEAREGGAPWGWGGVQSTYLGGGGAKGLATVTPLPLDARHYLEGVWRVSCRSDHRATTGLSSDYVTMTASALDVPLKPQSHSIATQTSQNPSAAAAFFIRRRLPRERSELSERCRWSQDSGRFQTLSSDWSEPDDRGDAASPSDSTE